A section of the Mastomys coucha isolate ucsf_1 unplaced genomic scaffold, UCSF_Mcou_1 pScaffold15, whole genome shotgun sequence genome encodes:
- the Rpap1 gene encoding RNA polymerase II-associated protein 1, which produces MMLSRPKPGESEVDLLRFQSQFLEAGAAPAVQLVKGSRRPGDAHPDNRDVVMLDDLPDLPPALLPAPAKRAKPSPGRPVPHDEDPEERLNRHDRHITAVLSKIVERDTSSVAVALPMPSGVAFPPVFHRSQERQAKPAASGKRSIFAQEIAARRVSENRMPSVEQVVPSLDTPDGAVPCETPSSKDRSNQLPGRSHGFHRPNLVTGKGLRSKAAEQEVQTIHEENVARLQAMDPEEILKEQQQLLAQLDPSLVAFLRSHSHAQEQTGTKATKEQSPERPSVPVTKEEPIMSACTRESRMGDKLEDKLEDKLQPKTPALQLPMTPNKEWLHMDTVELEKLHWTQDLPPLQRQQTQERMQARFSLQGELLAPDVDLPTHLGLHHHGEEAERAGYSLQELFHLTRSQVSQQRALALHVLSQIVGRAQAGEFGDRLVGSVLRLLLDAGFLFLLRFSLDDRVDSVIAAAVRALRTLLVAPGDEELLDSTFSWYHGASVFPLMPSQDDKEGEDEDEEVRTEKVKRKAPEEGSRPPPDLARHDVIKGLLATNLLPRLRYVLEVTCPGPSVVLDILAVLIRLARHSLESAVRVLECPRLMETIVQEFLPTSWSPIGVGPTPSLYKVPCAAAMKLLRVLASAGRNIAARLLSSFDVRSRLCRFIAEAPHDLALPPEEAEILSTEAFRLWAVAASYGQGGDLYRELYPVLLRALQTLPTELSTHPLQPLSMQRMAALLTLLTQLTLAASSTHPEPTRGSAESCVSAIPSSVTWTQVSGLKPLVESCLKQTLRFLPRPDVWSALGPVPGACLLFLGAYYQAWSQQSGLCPEDWLQDMERLLDEFLLPLLSQPPLGSLWNSLRHCSPLCNPLSCASTPEALPSLVSLGCAGGCPPLSVAGSASPFPFLTALLSLVNILVQIHKGLCGQLAAVLTAPGLQSYFLQCVAPAPAPQLTPFSAWALRHEYHLQYLVLSLAQKAATLQPEPAASTALHHAMALVLLSRLLPGSEYLAQELLLSCVFRLEFLPENASGGPEAADFSDGLSLGGSGDPQCRRGALLVQACQDLPSIRSCYLAHCSPARASLLTSQALYRGELLRVSSLLLPVPKEPLLPTDWPFQPLIRLYHRASDTPSGLPAADTVGVTARVLQWVLVLESWRPEVLRAVPPAARLARLMCVYLVDSELFRETSIQHLVAALLALLCQPQVLPNLKLDCPLPGLTSFPDLYASFLDHFEAVSFGDHLFGALVLLPLQRRFSVTFRLALFGEHVGVLRALGLPLTQLPVPLECYTEPAEDSLALLQLYFRALVTGTLRARWCPILYAVAVAHVNSFIFCQDPKSSDEVKAARRSMLQKAWLLADEGLRQHLLHYKLPNSSLPEGFELYPQLPRLRQQYLQTLPTEVLQNGGFKT; this is translated from the exons ATGATGCTGTCCAGGCCAAAGCCTGGAGAATCTGAGGTGGACCTACTGCGCTTCCAGAGTCAGTTCCTTGAGGCTGGTGCAGCTCCAGCGGTGCAGCTGGTGAAAGGGAGCAGGAGGCCTGGTGATGCTCATCCAGACAATCGGGATGTGGTGATGCTGGACG atctCCCAGATTTGCCCCCAGCTCTGCTTCCCGCTCCTGCCAAAAGAGCAAAACCGAGCCCTGGCCGCCCCGTGCCTCACGATGAAGACCCTGAAGAGAGGCTGAACAGGCATGATAGGCACATCACTGCTGTCTTGTCTAAGATTGTT GAACGAGATACAAGTTCAGTCGCTGTGGCTCTGCCTATGCCCAGTGGTGTTGCTTTCCCCCCTGTGTTCCATCGCTCTCAGGAGAGACAG GCGAAACCAGCAGCATCTGGTAAAAGGAGCATCTTTGCCCAAGAGATTGCAGCAAGGAGGGTGTCAGAAAACAGGATGCCGTCGGTTGAGCAAGTTGTCCCCAGCCTGGACACACCAGACG GTGCTGTTCCCTGTGAGACACCCTCCTCCAAGGACAGAAGCAACCAGCTTCCTGGGAGGAGCCATGGCTTCCACAGACCCAATCTAGTCACAGGAAAGGGGCTCAGGAGCAAGGCGGCTGAGCAGGAGGTCCAGACAATCCATGAAGAGAATGTAGCAAGACTACAAGCCATGGATCCTGAGGAGATCCTGAAGGAGCAGCAGCAGTTACTGGCTCAACTTG ACCCCAGTTTGGTTGCCTTCTTGAGATCTCATAGCCATGCCCAGGAGCAAACAGGAACAAAGGCCACCAAGGAACAGAGCCCAGAAAGACCCTCAGTTCCTGTCACTAAAGAAGAGCCCATCATGTCAGCTTGTACAAGGGAGTCTAGGATGGGGGACAAGCTGGAGGACAAACTGGAGGACAAGCTGCAGCCAAAAACCCCAG CACTGCAACTGCCCATGACCCCCAACAAAGAATGGCTCCATATGGACACTGTAGAGCTGGAGAAGCTCCACTGGACCCAGGACTTACCCCCGCTCCAGCGGCAGCAGACACAGGAG AGAATGCAGGCTCGATTCAGCCTTCAGGGCGAGCTCCTGGCACCTGATGTGGATCTGCCCACGCATCTGGGCCTGCACCACCACGGAGAAGAGGCAGAG AGAGCAGGGTATTCTCTACAGGAGCTGTTCCACCTGACCCGTAGCCAGGTGTCCCAGCAGAGAGCACTAGCATTGCATGTGTTGTCCCAGATCGTCGGCAGG GCCCAGGCTGGTGAGTTTGGGGACCGCCTAGTAGGCAGTGTCTTGCGCCTCCTCTTGGATGCTGGTTTCCTCTTCCTGCTGCGCTTCTCTCTGGATGACAGGGTGGACAGTGTCATCGCAGCAGCTGTCCGGGCTCTTCGTACTCTGCTAGTTGCTCCTGGAGATGAG GAGCTCCTTGACAGCACGTTCTCTTGGTATCATGGAGCTTCGGTGTTCCCTCTGATGCCCAGCCAGGATGATAAAGAGGGtgaagatgaggatgaagaaGTCAGAACAGAAAAGGTGAAGAGAAAGGCCCCTGAGGAAGGAAGCCGCCCCCCACCTGACCTGGCCAGACATGACGTCATCAAG GGGCTCCTGGCTACCAACCTGTTGCCTCGGCTCCGCTATGTGCTGGAGGTGACCTGCCCAGGACCCTCTGTGGTCCTTGACATCCTGGCTGTGCTTATCCGCCTGGCCCGGCATTCCCTGGAGTCAGCTGTGAGg GTCCTGGAGTGTCCTCGGCTGATGGAGACCATAGTTCAAGAGTTCCTGCCTACCAGTTGGTCCCCTATAGGGGTGGGGCCTACACCCAGTCTATATAAAGTGCCTTGCGCTGCTGCCATGAAACTGCTTAGAGTCCTGGCTTCAGCTGGGAGGAATATTGCTGCCCGACTG CTAAGCAGCTTTGACGTCAGGAGCCGCCTTTGCCGATTCATAGCAGAAGCGCCACACGACCTGGCCTTGCCACCCGAGGAAGCAGAGATCCTGAGCACTGAGGCCTTCCGGCTGTGGGCCGTGGCTGCCTCCTATGGCCAGGGTGGTGACCTTTACAG AGAGCTGTACCCAGTGCTCCTGCGGGCCTTGCAGACACTGCCTACAGAGCTCAGCACTCATCCCCTGCAGCCCTTGTCCATGCAGCGGATGGCTGCTCTGCTCACTCTGCTCACCCAGCTCACCCTGGCAGCTAGCAGCACACATCCTGAGCCCACCAG AGGCTCTGCTGAATCCTGTGTGTCGGCCATCCCTTCCTCAGTCACCTGGACACAGGTGTCTGGACTCAAGCCACTGGTTGAGTCATGTCTAAAGCAGACCCTAAGGTTCCTGCCCAGACCTGATGTGTGGAGTGCCCTGGGCCCGGTGCCCGGTGCCTGCCTTCTGTTCTTGGGTGCTTACTATCAGGCCTGGAGCCAGCAG TCAGGCTTGTGCCCCGAGGATTGGCTTCAGGACATGGAGCGCTTGTTGGATGAGTTCTTGCTGCCACTGCTGAGCCAGCCTCCTCTGGGCAGTCTATGGAATTCCTTAAG GCACTGCTCCCCACTCTGCAACCCGCTGTCCTGTGCTTCCACCCCTGAAGCTCTCCCCAGCCTTGTGTCACTGGGCTGTGCAGGAGGCTGTCCCCCTCTCAGTGTGGCTGGCTCAGCCTCACCTTTCCCATTCCTCactgccctcctctctcttgtcAACATTCTGGTCCAGATCCACAAGGGGCTTTGTGGACAG CTGGCTGCTGTGTTGACTGCCCCAGGACTCCAGAGCTACTTTCTCCAGTGTGTGGCTCCTGCGCCTGCCCCACAGCTCACACCCTTCTCTGCCTGGGCCCTGCGCCATGAGTACCACCTACAGTACCTGGTGCTTTCCCTAGCCCAGAAAGCG GCAACACTGCAGCCAGAGCCAGCCGCCAGCACTGCCCTCCACCATGCTATGGCCTTGGTCCTGCTGAGCCGGctgctgcctggaagtgagtaccTCGCCCAGGAGCTGCTGCTGAGCTGTGTGTTCCGGCTGGAGTTCCTGCC GGAAAATGCTTCAGGGGGTCCAGAGGCAGCTGACTTCTCTGATGGACTGTCCTTAGGGGGCAGTGGGGACCCTCAGTGTAGAAGAGGGGCTCTCCTCGTTCAAGCTTGCCAGGATCTCCCCAGCATCCGCAGCTGCTACCTGGCCCATTGTTCACCAGCCCGAGCCAGTCTGCTGACCTCCCAAGCCTTGTACCGTGGAGAGCTATTGCGAGTCTCAAGTCTGCTACTGCCTGTACCCAAGGAGCCACTGCTGCCCACTGACTGGCCTTTCCAGCCGTTGATACGTCTCTACCACCGAGCTTCAGATACTCCCTCTGGGCTGCCTGCTGCTGACACTGTAGGCGTCACCGCGCGGGTCCTACAGTGGGTGCTAGTTCTGGAGAGCTGGCGCCCTGAGGTCCTTAGGGCTGTGCCCCCCGCTGCCCGCCTGGCACgtctcatgtgtgtgtacttggtgGATAGTGAGCTGTTTCGAGAGACTTCCATACAGCATCTGGTGGCAGCTCTTTTAGCTCTGCTCTGTCAGCCCCAAGTCTTGCCAAACCTCAAGCTGGACTGCCCCCTCCCTGGCCTGACCTCTTTCCCTGACCTCTATGCCAGCTTCTTAGACCATTTTGAAGCCGTGTCTTTTGGGGACCACTTGTTTGGGGCTCTGGTCCTCCTTCCTCTGCAGCGTCGGTTCAGTGTTACCTTTCGCCTTGCCCTCTTTGGGGAGCACGTGGGAGTATTGCGAGCACTTGGCCTGCCTCTGACTCAG CTGCCTGTGCCTCTGGAGTGCTACACAGAGCCTGCCGAGGACAGCCTGGCTCTCCTTCAGCTCTACTTCCGGGCCCTGGTTACTGGTACACTCCGTGCACGTTGGTGCCCCATCCTCTACGCTGTAGCTGTGGCTCATGTCAATAGTTTCATTTTCTGCCAAGACCCAAAGAGCTCA GATGAGGTGAAGGCTGCCCGAAGAAGTATGCTGCAGAAAGCGTGGCTGCTGGCAGATGAG GGGCTGCGGCAGCATCTCCTTCACTACAAGCTTCCTAACTCCAGCCTCCCAGAGGGCTTTGAGCTGTATCCCCAGTTACCTCGCCTGAGGCAGCAGTACCTTCAGACATTGCCCACAGAGGTGCTCCAGAATGGAGGTTTCAAGACATAG